From a single Gemmatimonadota bacterium genomic region:
- a CDS encoding acyl-CoA desaturase: protein MHAACLGVIWVGWSWGAVSVALALYLVRMFAITGFYHRYFSHRAFKTSRVTQFAFALLGASAVQRGPLWWAAHHRKHHRHSDTEEDVHSPRHHGFWWSHMGWITSPANFATDLEAVPDLAQYPELRFLDRFDILVPIVLAVTLFVVGGWQWLVWGFFVSTVVLFHCTCFINSLAHVLGRRRYQTGDDSRNSLLLALVTLGEGWHNNHHRFPGAARQGFFWWEVDLTYYALQILQRFRLVWDLRPVPQRVLDEA from the coding sequence ATGCATGCCGCCTGCCTCGGGGTGATCTGGGTCGGGTGGAGTTGGGGTGCCGTCTCGGTGGCGCTGGCGTTGTACCTGGTTCGGATGTTTGCGATTACCGGCTTCTATCACCGGTATTTCTCGCATCGGGCCTTCAAGACGTCGCGGGTGACCCAGTTTGCCTTTGCGCTGCTCGGGGCGAGCGCCGTCCAACGCGGCCCCCTTTGGTGGGCCGCTCATCATCGCAAACACCATCGCCATTCCGATACCGAAGAGGACGTCCATTCCCCCCGGCATCACGGATTCTGGTGGAGCCACATGGGGTGGATTACGTCCCCGGCCAATTTTGCGACTGACCTCGAGGCGGTGCCGGACCTGGCCCAGTATCCGGAGCTCCGGTTTCTCGACCGGTTCGACATTCTGGTCCCGATCGTGTTGGCGGTGACGCTCTTCGTGGTCGGGGGTTGGCAGTGGCTCGTCTGGGGGTTCTTCGTCAGCACCGTGGTCCTCTTTCACTGTACCTGCTTCATCAACTCCCTGGCCCATGTGCTGGGCCGGCGGCGCTACCAAACCGGCGACGATAGCCGGAACAGCCTCCTGCTTGCCCTGGTTACCCTGGGCGAAGGTTGGCACAACAATCACCACCGCTTTCCCGGCGCGGCACGGCAGGGCTTTTTCTGGTGGGAGGTCGATCTGACCTATTACGCCCTTCAGATCCTCCAGCGGTTCCGGCTGGTCTGGGACCTCCGCCCGGTGCCCCAGCGGGTGCTCGACGAGGCCTAG
- a CDS encoding ribonuclease HII yields MPAGPTLKLERIAWQAGKLLLGVDEAGRGPLAGPVVAAAVVFPRDVKRLAGIRDSKTLSEPQRDKAVLLIRKRALAIGIGAASVREIDRLNIRRATALAMRRAILRLYAECREPECREPECRVLLDGLAMPEVGFAHEFLIDGDALCVSISAAGIIAKTIRDRLMVNLARRHPAYHWVTNRGYGTEAHLQAIEQHGPTRHHRRTFAPIAQLGLGL; encoded by the coding sequence ATGCCCGCCGGCCCGACGCTCAAGCTGGAGCGGATCGCGTGGCAAGCGGGCAAGCTCCTTCTGGGCGTTGACGAAGCAGGCCGCGGTCCCCTGGCTGGTCCAGTGGTGGCCGCGGCCGTAGTTTTCCCCCGAGACGTCAAACGCCTAGCCGGCATTCGCGACAGCAAGACCCTCTCCGAACCCCAACGTGACAAAGCCGTCCTCCTGATCCGCAAGCGTGCCCTGGCCATCGGAATCGGCGCCGCCTCGGTCCGAGAAATCGACCGCCTCAACATCCGCCGCGCCACCGCCCTAGCCATGCGCCGCGCCATCCTGCGCCTCTACGCCGAGTGCCGAGAACCCGAGTGCCGAGAACCCGAGTGCCGAGTCTTGCTCGACGGGCTCGCCATGCCCGAAGTCGGCTTCGCCCACGAGTTCCTGATCGACGGCGACGCCCTCTGCGTCTCGATCTCAGCCGCCGGGATCATCGCCAAGACGATCCGCGACCGCCTGATGGTGAACCTGGCCCGCCGCCACCCCGCGTATCACTGGGTCACCAACCGCGGCTACGGCACCGAGGCCCACCTCCAGGCCATCGAACAACACGGCCCCACCCGCCACCACCGTCGCACCTTCGCCCCCATCGCCCAACTCGGCCTCGGCCTCTAA
- a CDS encoding 50S ribosomal protein L19 codes for MTDLATITREGLKTDLPNFATGDTLKVMVRVREGDKERLQAFEGTCISRKGGGIDETFTVRKISASVGVERIFPLHSPIIATIEVVRRGRVRRAKLYYLRNLSGKGARIREKRAPTL; via the coding sequence ATGACAGACTTGGCAACGATCACCCGTGAAGGGCTCAAGACCGACCTCCCGAACTTTGCGACGGGTGATACCCTGAAGGTCATGGTTCGGGTGCGTGAAGGTGACAAAGAGCGGCTCCAGGCGTTCGAGGGCACCTGTATTTCCCGGAAGGGCGGGGGCATCGACGAGACCTTCACCGTTCGGAAGATCTCGGCCTCGGTCGGCGTCGAGCGGATCTTCCCGCTCCACAGCCCGATCATCGCGACCATCGAGGTGGTTCGGCGGGGCCGGGTTCGCCGCGCCAAGCTCTACTACCTCCGCAATCTGAGCGGTAAGGGCGCCCGGATCCGCGAGAAGCGCGCCCCCACCCTCTAA
- the trmD gene encoding tRNA (guanosine(37)-N1)-methyltransferase TrmD produces MADGAARIAVVTLFPEVIAPYLAASIPARAAAKGLVEFRLVQVRDFTTDRHRTVDDTPYGGGAGMVMKPEPLVAAVESLGTRGRVVVMSARGKPLTHAMVVRYSLEPVLTILCGHYKDIDQRVVDVLEAEEVSVGDFILSGGEPAALCLIDAIVRLLPGALGDHESASSDSFYDGLLSPPSFTRPPEFRGLNVPDVLRSGNHADIDAWRQREAERLTAQRRPDLWAAWNEHHEPE; encoded by the coding sequence ATGGCTGACGGAGCGGCCAGGATTGCGGTGGTCACGCTCTTTCCCGAGGTGATCGCACCCTACCTGGCCGCCAGCATCCCGGCCCGGGCGGCGGCCAAAGGGTTGGTGGAGTTTCGGCTGGTGCAGGTGCGCGACTTTACGACCGACCGGCATCGCACCGTCGACGATACGCCCTACGGGGGCGGCGCCGGGATGGTGATGAAGCCGGAACCGCTGGTGGCGGCGGTCGAGTCGCTCGGGACGCGGGGTCGGGTCGTGGTGATGTCGGCCCGCGGCAAGCCGCTGACCCACGCGATGGTGGTGCGGTACTCGCTCGAACCGGTGCTCACGATTCTCTGTGGGCACTACAAGGACATCGACCAGCGGGTCGTCGACGTCCTCGAGGCGGAGGAAGTCTCGGTGGGAGACTTCATCCTGAGTGGCGGGGAACCGGCGGCGCTCTGTCTGATCGATGCGATCGTCAGACTGCTCCCTGGTGCGTTAGGTGATCACGAATCGGCGAGTTCCGATTCGTTTTATGACGGACTGCTGAGTCCGCCGAGCTTTACCAGACCCCCGGAGTTTCGGGGCTTGAACGTCCCGGACGTGTTACGATCCGGGAACCACGCCGACATCGACGCGTGGAGACAACGAGAGGCCGAGCGGCTGACGGCCCAGCGGCGCCCCGACTTGTGGGCGGCGTGGAACGAGCACCACGAACCGGAGTAA
- the rimM gene encoding 16S rRNA processing protein RimM — MDWEGRHAVGHLRRPAQEGRRRRVTEEPARHLVVGRLRKPHGLKGDCTVFPLTSSPAVVYAPGRLVWLMNLKGEIVGGPLKVERSRAYRREWLIAFRGYPGREAVQGWFDLLLSAPADTLPSPEEGEVYLHELEGFAIQDEAGNGLGVVTKIDETITGVLLEVQGKKREYVLPFKKEFVKTVDRAGRRLIVDLPEGLVDG; from the coding sequence GTGGATTGGGAAGGGCGCCACGCCGTCGGACACCTGCGCCGCCCTGCTCAAGAGGGCCGGCGTCGGCGCGTGACCGAAGAACCCGCCCGCCACTTGGTGGTCGGGCGGTTACGAAAGCCGCACGGCCTCAAGGGCGACTGTACGGTTTTTCCGCTCACCAGCAGCCCGGCGGTTGTGTACGCGCCTGGCCGTCTGGTGTGGTTGATGAATCTGAAGGGTGAAATCGTCGGCGGGCCGCTCAAAGTCGAGCGAAGCCGGGCGTATCGCCGGGAATGGTTGATCGCGTTCCGAGGATATCCGGGCCGCGAAGCAGTGCAGGGGTGGTTCGATCTGTTGCTGTCGGCTCCGGCCGACACGCTGCCCTCTCCGGAAGAGGGCGAGGTGTACCTCCACGAGTTGGAGGGCTTCGCGATCCAGGATGAGGCTGGCAACGGGCTCGGCGTCGTCACCAAGATCGACGAGACGATCACCGGCGTGCTGCTGGAAGTGCAGGGCAAGAAACGCGAGTACGTCCTGCCGTTCAAGAAGGAGTTCGTGAAAACGGTCGATCGGGCGGGACGGCGGCTCATCGTCGACCTCCCGGAGGGTCTGGTGGATGGCTGA
- the rpsP gene encoding 30S ribosomal protein S16, translated as MATRIRLRRIGRKKVPIYRIVVADKEKSRDGRFIAILGTYDPRAEDSKQIQLDVAAAEEWIGKGATPSDTCAALLKRAGVGA; from the coding sequence ATGGCAACTCGCATTCGTCTCCGCCGCATTGGCCGGAAAAAGGTCCCGATCTACCGGATCGTGGTCGCCGACAAGGAAAAGTCCCGCGACGGCCGCTTCATCGCGATCCTCGGGACCTACGACCCCCGCGCGGAGGACTCGAAGCAGATCCAGCTCGACGTCGCGGCTGCCGAGGAGTGGATTGGGAAGGGCGCCACGCCGTCGGACACCTGCGCCGCCCTGCTCAAGAGGGCCGGCGTCGGCGCGTGA
- a CDS encoding signal recognition particle protein, whose translation MFDELSSKLTDALKRLAGKGVLSEDAVKEGLREIRRVLLEADVSFELTRQFLERVQEKAVGVSQLKGVRPGQQLVKIVFDELVVMLGEKQAPIGFASIPPTIILMVGLQGSGKTTSAGKLAKRLKLEQKAPFLVAADVYRPAAVEQLATLARQVDVGFHGEPGRTDVAGIVKRGIEAAAKARARSVIVDTAGRLQIDDEMMQELKDLKAAIKPHEILLVADGMTGQDAVRIAKGFHDALGVTGIVLTKMDGDARGGAALSVYGVTGAPIKFVGVGEGLDALEPFRPDRMAGRILQQGDVLSLVEAAQGAIDEKEAEKLAKKAMSKKGLDLQDFLTAMKQMQKMGPLKNVLGMLPGVNPAMLKAANVDDNRVKHLEAIILSMTPGERADPDTMTGSRRMRVAKGSGRTVQEVNQLLNQFKQMSKMMKSVKPGMKMPFGRGGFPGMS comes from the coding sequence ATGTTCGATGAACTGTCGTCCAAACTAACTGATGCCCTGAAGCGCCTGGCTGGGAAAGGGGTATTGAGCGAGGACGCAGTCAAGGAAGGGCTTCGCGAAATCCGTCGCGTGCTCCTCGAGGCCGATGTGAGTTTCGAACTCACTCGTCAATTCCTCGAGCGGGTCCAGGAAAAAGCGGTCGGTGTTTCGCAGTTGAAGGGCGTGAGGCCGGGCCAGCAACTCGTCAAGATCGTCTTTGACGAATTGGTGGTGATGCTCGGTGAAAAGCAGGCGCCGATTGGGTTCGCCTCGATCCCGCCCACCATCATCTTGATGGTCGGGCTCCAAGGATCGGGGAAAACCACCAGCGCCGGCAAGCTCGCCAAGCGGTTGAAACTGGAGCAGAAGGCCCCGTTCCTGGTGGCCGCGGATGTGTATCGTCCGGCCGCGGTCGAGCAACTGGCCACGCTGGCCCGCCAAGTCGACGTCGGCTTCCACGGCGAACCGGGCCGCACGGACGTCGCGGGGATCGTCAAGCGGGGCATCGAGGCGGCGGCCAAGGCGCGGGCTCGCTCAGTCATCGTCGATACGGCCGGCCGGCTCCAGATCGACGATGAGATGATGCAGGAGCTCAAGGATCTCAAGGCGGCCATCAAGCCCCATGAAATCCTCCTGGTGGCCGACGGGATGACCGGTCAGGATGCGGTCCGGATTGCGAAGGGCTTTCACGATGCGTTAGGCGTAACCGGCATCGTGTTGACGAAGATGGACGGCGATGCGCGGGGTGGCGCGGCGCTCTCGGTGTACGGTGTTACCGGCGCGCCGATCAAGTTTGTCGGGGTCGGGGAAGGGCTCGATGCGTTGGAGCCGTTCCGCCCCGACCGGATGGCCGGCCGGATCTTGCAGCAGGGCGATGTGTTGAGTCTGGTCGAAGCGGCGCAGGGCGCCATCGACGAGAAGGAGGCCGAAAAACTCGCCAAGAAGGCGATGTCGAAGAAGGGCCTGGATCTCCAGGACTTCCTCACGGCCATGAAGCAGATGCAGAAGATGGGGCCGCTCAAGAATGTGTTGGGGATGCTGCCGGGGGTGAACCCCGCCATGCTCAAGGCCGCGAACGTGGACGACAACCGGGTCAAGCATCTCGAGGCCATCATCCTATCGATGACGCCTGGCGAGCGGGCCGACCCCGACACGATGACCGGATCTCGCCGGATGCGGGTGGCCAAGGGATCGGGCCGGACGGTGCAGGAAGTGAATCAATTGCTGAATCAGTTCAAACAGATGTCGAAGATGATGAAGTCGGTCAAACCGGGAATGAAAATGCCGTTCGGTCGCGGCGGTTTCCCGGGTATGAGTTAA
- a CDS encoding TetR/AcrR family transcriptional regulator, translated as MTATFEPARPAATYQAILDAAEELFATQGFDPTTIKEIGRRAGVNPGLLYYYFPDKAGLYQAVLGRIATTLSQGATARLERAGTAEEVIEAIVEAQAELLIRHPRAVTLIIREMIDHQAAHAQPVIHELAVRLFRPVAEAIEKGKATGMIRADLDPRFATISTIAQLVYFTLAQPLIRILLDQGPSYPTPDDVRIFGRHAAGFAVAGIRGPTPKRQAT; from the coding sequence GTGACAGCCACCTTCGAACCCGCCCGCCCAGCCGCGACCTACCAAGCCATTCTTGACGCAGCGGAGGAGCTGTTTGCGACCCAAGGCTTCGATCCGACCACCATCAAGGAGATCGGCCGCCGGGCGGGGGTAAACCCCGGGCTCCTGTATTACTACTTCCCCGACAAGGCCGGCCTCTATCAGGCCGTGCTGGGCCGGATCGCGACGACCCTGAGCCAAGGCGCCACGGCCCGTCTCGAACGGGCTGGAACAGCCGAGGAGGTCATCGAGGCGATCGTCGAAGCCCAAGCCGAGTTGCTGATCCGCCATCCCCGGGCGGTCACCCTGATCATCCGGGAGATGATCGACCATCAAGCCGCCCATGCCCAGCCGGTTATTCACGAGTTGGCGGTTCGGCTCTTTCGCCCGGTGGCCGAAGCAATCGAAAAGGGCAAAGCCACCGGGATGATCCGGGCGGACCTCGATCCCCGGTTTGCCACCATTTCGACCATCGCACAGTTGGTCTATTTCACGCTGGCCCAGCCGTTGATCCGAATCCTTCTCGACCAAGGCCCCTCCTACCCCACCCCGGACGACGTGAGAATATTCGGCCGTCACGCGGCCGGATTTGCCGTGGCGGGTATCCGAGGGCCAACTCCCAAGAGGCAGGCGACATGA
- a CDS encoding HlyD family efflux transporter periplasmic adaptor subunit: MRLRTLVVVLCLAGCGKADDGALVARGSVELPEIDLSVPIAARVVAVRVDEGAVVAAGDTIALLSQADLPSSLAAQRARVGMAGANLKDLEAGARPEELKRAEAELAAAGAEAKRTATDLERFKSLYANEVIAQQQLDNAETATQVAAERRRVAAEALAVLRAGTRRDRVAMARSELASAQAALAMIEARATDLVIIAPVAGRILTRQAEPGEFLAPGVPAVTLGDTARSYVRVYVPARRIAELAVGDTASVVVDGTGQAVGWARIAAINTKAEFTPRVALTEQERADLMFGVKLDLLGGGVAAHPGLWVSVTLVRARARP; the protein is encoded by the coding sequence ATGAGGTTGCGAACGTTGGTGGTGGTTCTTTGCCTTGCCGGGTGCGGAAAGGCCGACGATGGGGCGCTGGTGGCTCGGGGCTCCGTCGAACTGCCCGAGATCGACCTCTCGGTGCCGATCGCCGCCCGGGTGGTGGCCGTTCGGGTCGACGAGGGTGCCGTAGTGGCGGCCGGCGACACCATCGCCCTGCTCTCGCAGGCGGACTTGCCGAGTTCCTTAGCGGCGCAACGGGCCCGGGTCGGGATGGCCGGCGCCAATCTCAAGGATCTGGAAGCGGGTGCCCGGCCCGAGGAACTGAAGCGGGCGGAGGCGGAGCTCGCGGCGGCGGGGGCGGAAGCGAAGCGGACCGCGACCGATTTGGAGCGATTCAAGTCGTTGTACGCGAACGAAGTCATCGCCCAGCAACAACTCGACAACGCGGAAACGGCGACCCAGGTCGCGGCGGAGCGGCGCCGGGTCGCCGCCGAGGCCCTGGCGGTCCTCCGCGCGGGCACTCGACGCGACCGAGTGGCCATGGCGCGGAGCGAACTGGCCAGCGCCCAGGCAGCCCTGGCGATGATCGAGGCCCGGGCCACCGATCTCGTCATCATCGCGCCGGTGGCGGGCCGGATCCTGACGCGCCAGGCCGAGCCGGGTGAGTTCCTGGCTCCGGGGGTTCCGGCCGTGACGTTAGGCGATACCGCCCGGTCCTATGTTCGGGTCTACGTCCCCGCCCGGCGAATTGCCGAGCTCGCCGTGGGCGACACGGCGTCGGTGGTCGTGGACGGCACCGGACAGGCGGTCGGCTGGGCCCGGATCGCTGCCATCAACACCAAGGCCGAGTTCACGCCTCGGGTGGCCCTGACCGAGCAAGAACGGGCCGACTTGATGTTTGGGGTCAAGCTGGACCTTCTGGGCGGCGGGGTCGCCGCGCACCCCGGGCTCTGGGTCTCGGTGACGCTGGTTCGAGCTCGCGCCCGCCCATGA
- a CDS encoding ABC transporter ATP-binding protein, which produces MTALGIETKGLRKTYGDLVAVEGLDLAIRRGEVFGLLGPNGSGKTTTIRMLTGLVRPTSGSATVVGIDVVRSPEKVRQRIGYMSQRFGFYEDLTVTENVRFYAGIYGLLGAEKKRRVDEQLTVYALGPRANQLAGTLSGGWKQRLALACATVHRPDLVFLDEPTAGVDPAARRLFWDLIKRQAAGGMTMIVTTHYMDEAERCERLAFLSRGHLIGIGTPAEVTARFGLPTIEDVFIALQAKDEVGVER; this is translated from the coding sequence ATGACCGCCCTGGGCATCGAGACGAAGGGGCTCCGAAAGACCTACGGAGACTTGGTGGCCGTCGAGGGGCTCGACTTGGCCATTCGCAGGGGCGAGGTCTTCGGTCTCCTCGGCCCGAACGGCTCCGGGAAAACCACGACGATCCGGATGTTGACCGGGCTGGTCCGGCCGACCAGCGGCTCGGCGACAGTCGTCGGCATCGACGTGGTCCGGTCTCCTGAGAAAGTCCGCCAGCGGATCGGGTACATGTCGCAGCGATTCGGCTTCTACGAGGACCTGACCGTGACCGAGAACGTCCGGTTCTATGCCGGGATTTACGGTCTGCTCGGCGCCGAGAAGAAGCGCCGGGTCGACGAGCAACTGACCGTATACGCCCTTGGCCCGCGGGCCAACCAGTTGGCGGGAACGCTGTCGGGCGGTTGGAAGCAGCGGCTGGCGCTTGCCTGCGCGACGGTACACCGGCCGGACTTGGTCTTTCTGGACGAGCCAACCGCCGGGGTTGACCCCGCCGCGCGGCGGCTGTTTTGGGATCTGATCAAGCGCCAAGCGGCCGGGGGCATGACGATGATCGTGACGACGCACTACATGGATGAGGCCGAACGGTGCGAACGCCTGGCCTTCCTGTCGCGGGGGCATCTGATCGGCATTGGAACTCCCGCGGAAGTAACCGCCCGGTTCGGGCTCCCGACCATCGAGGACGTGTTCATCGCCCTGCAGGCGAAAGACGAGGTGGGCGTTGAGCGTTAG
- a CDS encoding ABC transporter permease — translation MLWKEFIQLRRDRFTLAMMIGIPVVQIALFGYAIQTEVRHLPTVVVDESRSAQSRSMVTTLENTGNFDIVAEVGDRDAVREWFDGGRARAAVIIPPDFARDLKRRRPASIQVILDAADPLSAAAGISAGSQVGAAESQRLVASTGGTGTIDVRVRPWYNPGLRSSVYIVPGIIGVLLSMTLVVIASTAVVRERERGTLEQLIVTPISKTSLMLGKIVPFLLIGYVQVTVILLVGRLLFDIPIVGSVLDLYVVALPFNVASLGVGLLVSSAVQNQAQAMQLGFLYLLPNILLSGFMFPREAMPVAAQWIGAALPLTYFLRALRGILLKGVGLQDLWREFGALSGFAVVLVMLAVMRFRKTVE, via the coding sequence ATGCTGTGGAAGGAATTCATCCAGCTTCGGCGAGACCGATTCACCCTGGCCATGATGATCGGGATCCCGGTGGTCCAGATCGCTCTCTTCGGGTACGCGATCCAGACCGAGGTCCGGCACCTGCCCACCGTGGTGGTCGACGAGAGCCGGAGCGCCCAGAGCCGCTCGATGGTGACGACCCTCGAGAACACCGGCAACTTCGATATCGTCGCGGAGGTTGGCGACCGGGACGCGGTTCGCGAGTGGTTCGACGGCGGACGGGCCCGCGCGGCGGTGATCATTCCACCCGACTTTGCCCGGGACCTCAAGCGGCGCCGGCCGGCCAGCATTCAGGTCATCCTCGACGCGGCCGACCCGCTCTCGGCGGCGGCCGGGATCTCGGCCGGTTCCCAGGTAGGGGCGGCGGAGAGCCAACGCCTGGTCGCGTCTACCGGCGGGACCGGGACCATCGACGTCCGGGTCCGCCCCTGGTACAACCCCGGCCTCCGGAGTTCGGTCTATATCGTGCCGGGCATCATCGGGGTTCTGCTGTCGATGACCCTGGTGGTGATCGCGAGCACGGCCGTGGTCCGGGAGCGGGAACGGGGAACCTTGGAACAACTCATCGTGACCCCGATCAGCAAGACCAGCCTGATGTTAGGCAAGATCGTCCCGTTCCTGCTGATCGGGTATGTCCAAGTCACGGTGATCCTGCTGGTGGGACGGCTGCTCTTCGATATCCCGATCGTCGGCAGCGTGCTCGACCTCTATGTGGTGGCGTTGCCGTTCAACGTGGCTAGCCTGGGGGTTGGGCTGTTGGTGTCGAGCGCGGTGCAGAACCAGGCCCAGGCGATGCAACTCGGCTTCTTGTATCTCCTGCCGAACATTCTGTTGTCTGGGTTCATGTTTCCGCGGGAGGCCATGCCGGTAGCGGCGCAGTGGATCGGCGCGGCGCTCCCGCTAACGTACTTTCTCCGGGCGCTCCGGGGGATTCTACTGAAGGGCGTCGGTCTTCAGGACCTCTGGCGAGAGTTTGGGGCGCTGTCGGGGTTTGCGGTGGTGCTGGTGATGCTGGCGGTGATGCGGTTCAGGAAGACCGTTGAATAG
- a CDS encoding prepilin peptidase: MLRWPRASSSMEPVVIDNGILALVGGLFGAVIGSFLNVCIVRWPAEQSVVKPRSRCPKCSYQITWADNIPLISWLLLGGKCRSCKQPIGALYPAIELATALIWAWMAWRHGLSLEALEGAFFFTVLLGIAMADAREYLIPDEFTLGGLVIGLLFAAAGGGSTLLTAVIGAAVGFGVLWLVEVAGTWLFKEEAMGGGDIKMMAMAGAFLGWKGVVLTIFLGALAGVIINAREALTAVRKFIFPPRTPSGEKKHLPFGVFLAMGAALTYVVGPSILSWYRSFSGAM; this comes from the coding sequence ATGTTGCGGTGGCCGCGGGCATCTTCCTCTATGGAGCCTGTCGTGATCGATAACGGAATTCTGGCCTTGGTCGGTGGGCTGTTCGGGGCCGTCATCGGGAGCTTCTTGAATGTGTGCATCGTGCGCTGGCCGGCCGAGCAATCGGTCGTCAAGCCGCGGTCCCGGTGCCCGAAGTGCAGTTACCAGATTACCTGGGCCGACAATATTCCCTTGATTTCCTGGCTGCTCCTCGGCGGGAAATGCCGGTCCTGCAAACAACCGATCGGCGCGCTCTATCCGGCCATCGAACTCGCGACGGCTCTGATCTGGGCCTGGATGGCCTGGCGGCACGGTCTGAGCCTCGAGGCACTCGAAGGCGCTTTCTTCTTCACCGTTCTGCTCGGCATCGCTATGGCGGACGCCCGCGAGTACCTCATTCCCGATGAGTTCACCCTCGGCGGTTTGGTCATCGGCCTCCTCTTTGCCGCGGCCGGCGGCGGCTCGACTCTCCTCACGGCGGTCATTGGTGCCGCGGTTGGCTTCGGGGTGCTCTGGCTGGTTGAGGTTGCCGGGACTTGGCTCTTCAAGGAGGAGGCCATGGGCGGCGGCGACATCAAGATGATGGCGATGGCCGGTGCGTTTCTCGGATGGAAGGGGGTGGTCTTGACGATCTTCCTGGGCGCCTTGGCTGGGGTGATCATCAACGCCAGGGAGGCGCTGACCGCGGTCCGCAAATTTATCTTCCCGCCCAGGACGCCGTCGGGCGAGAAGAAACATTTACCTTTCGGCGTCTTCCTCGCGATGGGGGCCGCGCTGACCTATGTCGTCGGCCCTTCCATCCTGTCGTGGTATCGCAGTTTCAGCGGAGCCATGTAA
- a CDS encoding RNA methyltransferase, whose amino-acid sequence MGHALHTMIRDLHRRRGRERRGLALAEGVRLVEEVLAAGIECRAVVVSPALHGTERGRALKAALEAAGPVTETTDEELAELAATDHPQGVVAVVVPKRWVLDDIAIGPSGVVVVLDALQDPGNVGTIVRTALALGAKGVVALPGTAEIGNPKTMRSAMGATFRLPTVPTDEAALSEWLVRHRVTVAATAMSGQPFDRARLTGPVALVLGNEGAGLQSDLGRNAPVTVAIPLEAGSESLNVAVAAGIFLYGACRDR is encoded by the coding sequence ATGGGACATGCCCTCCATACGATGATTCGGGACCTCCATCGCCGCCGGGGTCGGGAACGTCGCGGCTTGGCCTTGGCCGAGGGTGTTCGCTTGGTCGAGGAGGTCCTCGCGGCCGGCATCGAATGCCGGGCGGTGGTGGTCAGCCCGGCGCTCCACGGCACCGAGCGAGGCCGGGCGCTCAAGGCGGCCCTGGAGGCCGCCGGCCCGGTGACCGAGACCACCGACGAGGAACTCGCCGAACTCGCCGCCACCGATCATCCTCAAGGGGTGGTGGCGGTGGTCGTCCCCAAGCGTTGGGTGCTTGACGACATCGCCATCGGACCGTCCGGTGTGGTGGTCGTCCTCGACGCGCTCCAGGATCCGGGCAACGTCGGCACCATCGTCCGGACCGCGCTCGCCCTCGGGGCCAAGGGGGTGGTGGCGTTGCCCGGAACCGCCGAGATTGGGAACCCGAAGACCATGCGAAGCGCCATGGGGGCCACGTTCCGGCTCCCGACCGTTCCAACCGATGAGGCGGCTCTCTCCGAATGGCTGGTCCGCCACCGGGTGACCGTCGCCGCCACGGCCATGAGTGGACAACCGTTCGATCGCGCCCGTTTGACGGGCCCGGTAGCCCTGGTCTTGGGCAACGAGGGCGCCGGGCTCCAGTCGGACCTCGGCCGGAACGCGCCAGTCACCGTCGCGATTCCGCTCGAGGCGGGGTCCGAATCGCTCAATGTTGCGGTGGCCGCGGGCATCTTCCTCTATGGAGCCTGTCGTGATCGATAA